One region of Brassica napus cultivar Da-Ae chromosome A10, Da-Ae, whole genome shotgun sequence genomic DNA includes:
- the LOC106419299 gene encoding ubiquitin C-terminal hydrolase 12-like isoform X2, whose translation MTIMTPPPGDQEDEEMLVPHSDLVDGTTQPMEVSETEAAVSTVENQQPAEDPPTLKFTWTVPNFSRQNTRKHYSEVFVVGGYKWRILIFPKGNNVDHLSMYLDVADAATLPYGWSRYAQFSLAVVNQIHTRYTIRKETQHQFNARESDWGFTSFMPLSELYDPSRGYLVNDTVYVEAEVAVRKVLDYWSYDSKKETGFVGLKNQGATCYMNSLLQTLYHIPYFRKAVYHMPTTENDAPTASIPLALQSLFYKLQYNDTSVATKELTKSFGWDTYDSFMQHDVQELNRVLSEKLEDKMKGTVVEGTIQQLFEGHHMNYIECINVDYKSTRKESFYDLQLDVKGCKDVYASFDKYVEVERLEGDNKYHAEGHGLQDAKKGVLFIDFPPVLQLQLKRFEYDFMRDTMVKINDRYEFPLELDLDRENGKYLSPDADRSVRNLYTLHSVLVHSGGVHGGHYYAFIRPTLSDQWYKFDDERVTKEDLKRALDEQYGGEEELPQTNPGFNNPPFKFTKYSNAYMLVYIRESDKDKIICNVDEKDIAEHLKIRLKKEQEEKEEKRKYKAQAHLFTIIKVARDQDLKEQIGKDIYFDLVDHDKVRSFRIQKQTPFQQFKEEVAKEFGVPVQLQRFWIWAKRQNHTYRPNRPLTPQEELQPVGQIREASNKANTAELKLFLEVELLVERPVPPPDKSKEDILLFFKLYDPEKQELRYVGRLMVKSSSKPMDITGKLNEMAGFAPDEEIELFEEIKFEPCVMCEHLDKKTSFKLCQIEDGDIICFQKPLGNKETECRYPAVPSFLEYVQNRQLVRFRALEKPKEDEFVLELSKLHTYDDVVERVAEKLGLDDPSKLRLTSHNCYSQQPKPQPIKYRGVDHLSDMLVHYNQTSDILYYEVLDIPLPELQGLKTLKVAFHHATKEEVVIHNIRLPKQSTVGDVINELKTKVELSHPDAELRILEVFYHKIYKIFPLTERIENINDQYWTLRAEEIPEEEKNIGPNDRLILVYHFAKETGQNQQVQNFGEPFFLVIHEGETLEEIKNRIQKKLHVSDEDFAKWKFAFMSMGRPEYLQDSDVVYNRFQRRDVYGAFEQYLGLEHTDTSPKRAYSANQNRHTYEKPVKIYN comes from the exons ATGACTATAATGACTCCGCCTCCTGGTGAT CAAGAGGACGAGGAGATGCTTGTGCCGCATTCAGATTTGGTTGACGGCACTACTCAGCCCATGGAAG TTTCGGAAACTGAGGCTGCTGTGAGTACTGTGGAGAACCAGCAGCCAGCTGAGGATCCTCCCACTCTGAAATTCACGTGGACTGTCCCTAACTTCTCTAGGCAGAACACCAGGAAGCATTATTCTGAAGTATTTGTCGTTGGAGGTTACAAATG GCGCATATTAATATTCCCGAAAGGGAACAATGTTGACCATTTGTCCATGTACTTGGATGTTGCTGATGCTGCGACTTTGCCGTACGGTTGGAGCAGATACGCTCAGTTCAGTCTGGCTGTGGTTAATCAAATCCACACGAGATATACCATTAGAAAAG AAACGCAACATCAATTCAATGCAAGAGAAAGCGATTGGGGATTTACATCATTCATGCCTCTCAGCGAACTTTATGATCCTAGTAGAGGTTATTTAGTGAATGATACTGTTTACGTTGAGGCTGAAGTCGCTGTACGTAAGGTTCTTGATTACTGGTCATACGACTCTAAAAAAGAGACTGGTTTTGTTGGTCTCAAGAACCAAGGTGCAACTTGTTACATGAATTCTCTCCTACAGACACTATACCACATACCTTACTTCAGAAAG GCTGTATACCACATGCCGACAACTGAGAACGACGCGCCCACAGCAAGTATACCTTTGGCTCTCCAAAGTTTGTTTTACAAGCTCCAATATAACGACACTAGTGTTGCGACTAAAGAGCTGACAAAGTCGTTTGGTTGGGATACATATGATTCTTTCATGCAACATGATGTCCAAGAACTCAATCGAGTTCTCAGCGAAAAACTTGAGGACAAGATGAAG GGAACTGTTGTGGAGGGAACAATACAACAGCTATTTGAGGGTCACCATATGAATTACATTGAGTGCATAAATGTCGATTACAAATCTACACGGAAAGAATCATTTTATG ACCTTCAGCTGGATGTTAAAGGCTGCAAGGATGTTTATGCTTCTTTTGACAAATATGTTGAAGTTGAACGCCTTGAAGGAGACAACAAATATCATGCAGAAGGACATGGTTTACAG GATGCAAAAAAAGGCGTTCTTTTCATCGACTTTCCACCGGTTCTTCAGCTCCAGCTCAAGAGGTTTGAATATGACTTCATGAGGGACACCATGGTGAAG ATAAATGATCGGTATGAATTCCCTCTTGAACTGGATCTTGATAGAGAGAATGGAAAGTATTTATCCCCTGATGCTGACAGGAGTGTCCGCAACCTTTACACGCTTCACAG TGTGTTAGTTCATAGTGGAGGAGTACATGGTGGGCACTATTACGCTTTTATAAGGCCGACGCTCTCTGATCAATG GTataaatttgatgatgaacGAGTAACCAAAGAGGATTTGAAAAGGGCATTGGATGAGCAATATGGTGGTGAAGAAGAG CTACCACAAACTAATCCTGGTTTCAATAACCCTCCTTTCAAATTCACAAAGTACTCGAATGCATACATGCTTGTATATATCCGGGAAAGTGACAAAGATAAAATTATCTGCAACGTTGATGAGAAAGACATTGCTGAACATTTAAAG ATAAGGCTGAAGAAAGAACAGGAAGAAAAggaggaaaaaagaaaatacaagGCACAAGCTCACCTTTTTACGATAATTAAG GTTGCAAGGGATCAAGACCTAAAGGAACAAATTggtaaagatatatattttgatcTTGTTGATCATGACAAAGTTCGTAGTTTCCGGATTCAGAAACAGACGCCATTTCAACAATTTAAG GAGGAAGTGGCCAAAGAATTTGGTGTACCTGTTCAGCTACAGAGGTTCTGGATTTGGGCAAAGCGACAAAACCATACCTATCGTCCCAATCGCCCCCTTACTCCTCAGGAGGAATTGCAACCG GTTGGACAAATAAGAGAAGCATCTAACAAGGCAAACACTGCAGAACTTAAGCTGTTTTTGGAAGTAGAGTTACTG GTTGAACGTCCTGTTCCTCCTCCTGACAAATCAAAAGAAGatattcttcttttctttaagCTTTATGACCCCGAGAAGCAAGAGTTAAG GTATGTTGGTAGACTGATGGTGAAAAGTTCCAGTAAGCCTATGGATATAACTGGAAAATTGAATGAAATGGCTGGCTTCGCTCCTGATGAAGAAATAGAACTATTTGAG GAAATCAAGTTTGAGCCATGTGTAATGTGCGAACACCTGGATAAGAAAACTTCGTTCAAACTGTGTCAA ATCGAAGATGGAGATATCATTTGCTTTCAGAAACCTCTTGGTAACAAGGAGACTGAGTGCCGTTATCCAGCTGTACCTTCGTTCCTTGAATATGTCCAGAATCGACAG CTGGTCCGATTTCGTGCTCTGGAAAAACCTAAAGAAGATGAATTTGTTTTGGAGTT GTCAAAGTTGCACACTTATGACGATGTCGTGGAAAGAGTGGCCGAGAAGCTTGGTCTTGACGATCCATCCAAGCTTAGGTTGACATCTCACAATTGCTATTCTCAGCAACCCAAGCCTCAGCCTATCAAATACCGTGGAGTAGACCATTTGTCAGATATGTTAGTTCACTACAATCAG ACGTCTGATATTTTGTATTATGAAGTTCTGGACATTCCTCTTCCAGAATTGCAAGGTCTTAAAACCTTAAAAGTTGCTTTCCATCATGCCACGAAGGAAGAG GTGGTAATCCACAATATCAGACTACCTAAACAAAGTACAGTCGGAGATGTTATCAATGAACTTAAAACAAAG GTGGAGCTTTCGCATCCAGATGCAGAACTGAGAATACTTGAGGTGTTTTACCACAAGATATACAAG ATTTTCCCATTAACTGAAAGAATTGAGAATATAAACGACCAGTACTGGACTTTGCGAGCTGAGGAG AttccggaagaagagaaaaatattGGTCCAAATGATCGCTTAATTCTAGTGTACCACTTTGCTAAGGAGACTGGACAAAATCAG CAAGTGCAAAACTTCGGGGAGCCCTTCTTCTTGGTAATCCATGAAGGTGAAACTCTTGAAGAAATTAAGAACCGTATCCAAAAGAAGCTGCATGTATCTGATGAGGACTTTGCCAAG TGGAAGTTTGCGTTTATGTCAATGGGGCGTCCGGAGTACTTGCAGGACTCGGATGTTGTTTACAATCGCTTTCAG AGAAGGGATGTCTACGGTGCCTTTGAGCAGTACCTTGGGTTGGAGCACACTGATACCAGTCCTAAGAGGGCTTACTCTGCAAACCAG AACCGACACACTTATGAGAAGCCGGTGAAAATATACAATTAG
- the LOC106419299 gene encoding ubiquitin C-terminal hydrolase 12-like isoform X1: MTIMTPPPGDQQEDEEMLVPHSDLVDGTTQPMEVSETEAAVSTVENQQPAEDPPTLKFTWTVPNFSRQNTRKHYSEVFVVGGYKWRILIFPKGNNVDHLSMYLDVADAATLPYGWSRYAQFSLAVVNQIHTRYTIRKETQHQFNARESDWGFTSFMPLSELYDPSRGYLVNDTVYVEAEVAVRKVLDYWSYDSKKETGFVGLKNQGATCYMNSLLQTLYHIPYFRKAVYHMPTTENDAPTASIPLALQSLFYKLQYNDTSVATKELTKSFGWDTYDSFMQHDVQELNRVLSEKLEDKMKGTVVEGTIQQLFEGHHMNYIECINVDYKSTRKESFYDLQLDVKGCKDVYASFDKYVEVERLEGDNKYHAEGHGLQDAKKGVLFIDFPPVLQLQLKRFEYDFMRDTMVKINDRYEFPLELDLDRENGKYLSPDADRSVRNLYTLHSVLVHSGGVHGGHYYAFIRPTLSDQWYKFDDERVTKEDLKRALDEQYGGEEELPQTNPGFNNPPFKFTKYSNAYMLVYIRESDKDKIICNVDEKDIAEHLKIRLKKEQEEKEEKRKYKAQAHLFTIIKVARDQDLKEQIGKDIYFDLVDHDKVRSFRIQKQTPFQQFKEEVAKEFGVPVQLQRFWIWAKRQNHTYRPNRPLTPQEELQPVGQIREASNKANTAELKLFLEVELLVERPVPPPDKSKEDILLFFKLYDPEKQELRYVGRLMVKSSSKPMDITGKLNEMAGFAPDEEIELFEEIKFEPCVMCEHLDKKTSFKLCQIEDGDIICFQKPLGNKETECRYPAVPSFLEYVQNRQLVRFRALEKPKEDEFVLELSKLHTYDDVVERVAEKLGLDDPSKLRLTSHNCYSQQPKPQPIKYRGVDHLSDMLVHYNQTSDILYYEVLDIPLPELQGLKTLKVAFHHATKEEVVIHNIRLPKQSTVGDVINELKTKVELSHPDAELRILEVFYHKIYKIFPLTERIENINDQYWTLRAEEIPEEEKNIGPNDRLILVYHFAKETGQNQQVQNFGEPFFLVIHEGETLEEIKNRIQKKLHVSDEDFAKWKFAFMSMGRPEYLQDSDVVYNRFQRRDVYGAFEQYLGLEHTDTSPKRAYSANQNRHTYEKPVKIYN; the protein is encoded by the exons ATGACTATAATGACTCCGCCTCCTGGTGAT CAGCAAGAGGACGAGGAGATGCTTGTGCCGCATTCAGATTTGGTTGACGGCACTACTCAGCCCATGGAAG TTTCGGAAACTGAGGCTGCTGTGAGTACTGTGGAGAACCAGCAGCCAGCTGAGGATCCTCCCACTCTGAAATTCACGTGGACTGTCCCTAACTTCTCTAGGCAGAACACCAGGAAGCATTATTCTGAAGTATTTGTCGTTGGAGGTTACAAATG GCGCATATTAATATTCCCGAAAGGGAACAATGTTGACCATTTGTCCATGTACTTGGATGTTGCTGATGCTGCGACTTTGCCGTACGGTTGGAGCAGATACGCTCAGTTCAGTCTGGCTGTGGTTAATCAAATCCACACGAGATATACCATTAGAAAAG AAACGCAACATCAATTCAATGCAAGAGAAAGCGATTGGGGATTTACATCATTCATGCCTCTCAGCGAACTTTATGATCCTAGTAGAGGTTATTTAGTGAATGATACTGTTTACGTTGAGGCTGAAGTCGCTGTACGTAAGGTTCTTGATTACTGGTCATACGACTCTAAAAAAGAGACTGGTTTTGTTGGTCTCAAGAACCAAGGTGCAACTTGTTACATGAATTCTCTCCTACAGACACTATACCACATACCTTACTTCAGAAAG GCTGTATACCACATGCCGACAACTGAGAACGACGCGCCCACAGCAAGTATACCTTTGGCTCTCCAAAGTTTGTTTTACAAGCTCCAATATAACGACACTAGTGTTGCGACTAAAGAGCTGACAAAGTCGTTTGGTTGGGATACATATGATTCTTTCATGCAACATGATGTCCAAGAACTCAATCGAGTTCTCAGCGAAAAACTTGAGGACAAGATGAAG GGAACTGTTGTGGAGGGAACAATACAACAGCTATTTGAGGGTCACCATATGAATTACATTGAGTGCATAAATGTCGATTACAAATCTACACGGAAAGAATCATTTTATG ACCTTCAGCTGGATGTTAAAGGCTGCAAGGATGTTTATGCTTCTTTTGACAAATATGTTGAAGTTGAACGCCTTGAAGGAGACAACAAATATCATGCAGAAGGACATGGTTTACAG GATGCAAAAAAAGGCGTTCTTTTCATCGACTTTCCACCGGTTCTTCAGCTCCAGCTCAAGAGGTTTGAATATGACTTCATGAGGGACACCATGGTGAAG ATAAATGATCGGTATGAATTCCCTCTTGAACTGGATCTTGATAGAGAGAATGGAAAGTATTTATCCCCTGATGCTGACAGGAGTGTCCGCAACCTTTACACGCTTCACAG TGTGTTAGTTCATAGTGGAGGAGTACATGGTGGGCACTATTACGCTTTTATAAGGCCGACGCTCTCTGATCAATG GTataaatttgatgatgaacGAGTAACCAAAGAGGATTTGAAAAGGGCATTGGATGAGCAATATGGTGGTGAAGAAGAG CTACCACAAACTAATCCTGGTTTCAATAACCCTCCTTTCAAATTCACAAAGTACTCGAATGCATACATGCTTGTATATATCCGGGAAAGTGACAAAGATAAAATTATCTGCAACGTTGATGAGAAAGACATTGCTGAACATTTAAAG ATAAGGCTGAAGAAAGAACAGGAAGAAAAggaggaaaaaagaaaatacaagGCACAAGCTCACCTTTTTACGATAATTAAG GTTGCAAGGGATCAAGACCTAAAGGAACAAATTggtaaagatatatattttgatcTTGTTGATCATGACAAAGTTCGTAGTTTCCGGATTCAGAAACAGACGCCATTTCAACAATTTAAG GAGGAAGTGGCCAAAGAATTTGGTGTACCTGTTCAGCTACAGAGGTTCTGGATTTGGGCAAAGCGACAAAACCATACCTATCGTCCCAATCGCCCCCTTACTCCTCAGGAGGAATTGCAACCG GTTGGACAAATAAGAGAAGCATCTAACAAGGCAAACACTGCAGAACTTAAGCTGTTTTTGGAAGTAGAGTTACTG GTTGAACGTCCTGTTCCTCCTCCTGACAAATCAAAAGAAGatattcttcttttctttaagCTTTATGACCCCGAGAAGCAAGAGTTAAG GTATGTTGGTAGACTGATGGTGAAAAGTTCCAGTAAGCCTATGGATATAACTGGAAAATTGAATGAAATGGCTGGCTTCGCTCCTGATGAAGAAATAGAACTATTTGAG GAAATCAAGTTTGAGCCATGTGTAATGTGCGAACACCTGGATAAGAAAACTTCGTTCAAACTGTGTCAA ATCGAAGATGGAGATATCATTTGCTTTCAGAAACCTCTTGGTAACAAGGAGACTGAGTGCCGTTATCCAGCTGTACCTTCGTTCCTTGAATATGTCCAGAATCGACAG CTGGTCCGATTTCGTGCTCTGGAAAAACCTAAAGAAGATGAATTTGTTTTGGAGTT GTCAAAGTTGCACACTTATGACGATGTCGTGGAAAGAGTGGCCGAGAAGCTTGGTCTTGACGATCCATCCAAGCTTAGGTTGACATCTCACAATTGCTATTCTCAGCAACCCAAGCCTCAGCCTATCAAATACCGTGGAGTAGACCATTTGTCAGATATGTTAGTTCACTACAATCAG ACGTCTGATATTTTGTATTATGAAGTTCTGGACATTCCTCTTCCAGAATTGCAAGGTCTTAAAACCTTAAAAGTTGCTTTCCATCATGCCACGAAGGAAGAG GTGGTAATCCACAATATCAGACTACCTAAACAAAGTACAGTCGGAGATGTTATCAATGAACTTAAAACAAAG GTGGAGCTTTCGCATCCAGATGCAGAACTGAGAATACTTGAGGTGTTTTACCACAAGATATACAAG ATTTTCCCATTAACTGAAAGAATTGAGAATATAAACGACCAGTACTGGACTTTGCGAGCTGAGGAG AttccggaagaagagaaaaatattGGTCCAAATGATCGCTTAATTCTAGTGTACCACTTTGCTAAGGAGACTGGACAAAATCAG CAAGTGCAAAACTTCGGGGAGCCCTTCTTCTTGGTAATCCATGAAGGTGAAACTCTTGAAGAAATTAAGAACCGTATCCAAAAGAAGCTGCATGTATCTGATGAGGACTTTGCCAAG TGGAAGTTTGCGTTTATGTCAATGGGGCGTCCGGAGTACTTGCAGGACTCGGATGTTGTTTACAATCGCTTTCAG AGAAGGGATGTCTACGGTGCCTTTGAGCAGTACCTTGGGTTGGAGCACACTGATACCAGTCCTAAGAGGGCTTACTCTGCAAACCAG AACCGACACACTTATGAGAAGCCGGTGAAAATATACAATTAG
- the LOC106419306 gene encoding uncharacterized protein LOC106419306, whose product MEEEMKRLSKSLGGFCNHLQSSCDAFNQSLTRRPIPLDSASSTFIKSLNRRLSTAGSELNFLESMSFGTVSFEELLGHCNQIYKSNQEEVLNLQERLADFGYVAGVEIDEGKDEESEDDSESPSLQRSVLKRLDEDDLLDDSPNFKSLGLSDACLATLASESKAARFVSSAVKDPYTSLEESVKGKPAESSALPVTKTSEFSNEDENGAEEMGRTSRPTITLIKDEYESLPSFMRALASWEDLLSAVEKFNLVLCSKKETNGSYYFRADELPTLGLGHKEKAYILLLTRMKRLVVETTEGVVSYRVA is encoded by the exons atggaggaaGAGATGAAGAGGTTGAGCAAGAGCTTGGGAGGATTCTGCAACCATCTCCAAAGCAGCTGCGATGCTTTCAATCAATCTCTCACGCGCCGCCCTATCCCTCTCG ATTCGGCTTCGTCGACTTTCATCAAGAGCCTTAACCGTCGGTTATCGACAGCTGGCTCCGAGCTGAACTTCCTTGAGTCAATGTCTTTTGGAACTGTCTCCTTCGAGGAGCTTCTGGGTCATTGCAATCAGATCTATAAGAGTAACCAAGAGGAGGTTCTGAATCTCCAGGAACGTCTCGCTGACTTTGGCTACGTTGCTG GAGTTGAGATTGATGAGGGTAAGGATGAAGAGTCTGAGGATGATTCGGAGTCTCCTTCATTGCAACGTTCAGTCCTGAAAAGATTAGACGAGGATGATCT TCTAGATGATTCGCCAAATTTCAAGAGCCTTGGGCTTTCGGATGCTTGTCTTGCAACTTTAGCTTCGGAAAGTAAGGCAGCGAGGTTTGTGTCATCCGCTGTGAAGGATCCTTACACGTCTCTGGAGGAATCAGTGAA GGGCAAACCAGCTGAGAGTAGTGCTCTACCTGTTACCAAGACGTCGGAGTTTTCAAATG AAGATGAGAATGGGGCGGAAGAGATGGGTAGGACTTCAAGGCCAACTATAACATTGATAAAAGACGAATATGAAAGTCTTCCTTCTTTCATGAGGGCTTTAGCATCATGGGAG GATCTGCTCAGTGCCGTGGAGAAATTCAACTTAGTCCTTTGTAGCAAGAAAGAAACAAACGGGTCTTACTACTTCCGTGCAGATGAACTGCCAACTCTAGGCCTTG GGCATAAGGAGAAAGCGTACATATTGCTACTGACACGGATGAAGAGATTAGTTGTTGAGACAACGGAGGGTGTTGTATCCTACAGAGTTGCATAG